The genome window TCTCTGCGGTGCAGGATCAACCTTGAAGTCTATTCCAAATGTTTCTCGGTTATCTCTTCACCCAAAAAGCGTTCAACATCCTGAGAAGATGCTGAAAGAGGCCCGCTGACCAAAACAGGAGGTGATTTTAATTTTTCACCATTGAGCATGGTGACTAGACGCTGTAGAGAAGAAAGAATCATATTCTTTTCCCAATCTGCCAATTTTTCAAACTCTTCTGTGAATTCTTCCTGAAACAAGGATGGATTTGTATCCAAGATTTTCTGGGACTTCTCGGTCAGCAAAATATTCACTTTCCTTTTATCCTGAGAACTCCTTTGTCTGTGGGCAAAGCCCTGCTGTTCAAGACGGTCA of Oceanispirochaeta crateris contains these proteins:
- a CDS encoding MarR family winged helix-turn-helix transcriptional regulator; the encoded protein is MDQLNNADTVVSTLRQIIRVIDLQSKKLTKRYGITGPQLIVLKEIYKGADRPISTIAREVSLSQATVTSILDRLEQQGFAHRQRSSQDKRKVNILLTEKSQKILDTNPSLFQEEFTEEFEKLADWEKNMILSSLQRLVTMLNGEKLKSPPVLVSGPLSASSQDVERFLGEEITEKHLE